One stretch of Glycine soja cultivar W05 chromosome 7, ASM419377v2, whole genome shotgun sequence DNA includes these proteins:
- the LOC114417888 gene encoding ATP synthase subunit epsilon, mitochondrial-like has translation MASSGAVPFWRAAGMTYITYSNICANLLRNCLKEPYKAESLSREKLHFVLSKWVDAKPEKPTIRSDTPEQ, from the exons ATGGCGTCGAGCGGAGCGGTACCGTTTTGGAGGGCGGCGGGGATGACGTACATAACATACTCAAACATATGCGCGAATCTGCTCAGGAATTGCCTCAAGGAACCCTACAAGGCCGAATCCCTCTCTCGTGAGAAGCTCCATTTTGTTCTCTCCAAATGGGTCGACGCCAAGCCTGAAAAACCTA cTATTCGTTCAGACACCCCAGAGCAGTGA
- the LOC114417889 gene encoding probable xyloglucan glycosyltransferase 5 — protein sequence MGPIPSIDFSKWWVKESSSSRKGNPVVVTMENPNYSVLEIDAPDSAFQPVDKDRGKNAKQFTWLLLLKAHRVVGCLAWLGNSLCSLLHAVKKRLLFGHVEAEMSAKAKFLFRVILTFLVMALAFLSFELVAHFKGWRYFHNHNLHLPQTLEITGCFHTAYVRWLEFRADYIAPPIQSLSTFCILLFLIQSVDRMVLCLGCFWIKLKKIKPVIAGDSLNSHDLEGSNDGYPMVLVQIPMCNEKEVYDQSISAVSQLDWPKERLLIQVLDDSDDEGIQWLIKGEVSKWSQRGVNIIYRHRKFRTGYKAGNLKSAMSCDYVKDYEFVAIFDADFQPNPDFLKQTVPHFKGNPELALVQARWAFVNKAENLLTRLQNINLCFHFEVEQQVNGVFLNFFGFNGTAGVWRIKALEESGGWLERTTVEDMDIAVRAHLNGWKFIFLNDVKVLCELPESYEAYRKQQHRWHSGPMQLFRLCLPAIITSKIAFWKKTNLIFLFFLLRKLILPFYSFTLFCIILPLTMFVPEAELPIWVICYIPVFMSFLNILPAPKSFPFIVPYLLFENTMSVTKFNAMVSGLFQLGSSYEWIVTKKAGRSSEPDLLAAEERDSKAMSLQLHRGTSDSGLSELNKIKECQETVPVKKMNQIYKKELALAFLLLTAAVRSLLSAQGMHFYYLLFQGVSFLLVGLDLIGEQMN from the exons ATGGGTCCAATTCCAAGCATAGATTTTTCAAAGTGGTGGGTTAAGGAGAGTTCGAGTTCAAGGAAAGGAAACCCGGTTGTAGTGACTATGGAGAACCCCAATTACTCAGTGCTTGAAATAGATGCCCCAGACTCAGCATTTCAGCCAGTTGACAAAGACAGAGGTAAAAATGCAAAGCAGTTTACATGGCTTCTACTTCTCAAGGCGCATAGAGTTGTCGGTTGCCTTGCTTGGCTCGGAAATTCTCTTTGTTCATTGCTCCACGCCGTTAAGAAAAGATTGCTTTTTGGGCACGTGGAGGCTGAGATGTCTGCCAAGGCAAAGTTTCTGTTTCGAGTAATTCTTACTTTCTTGGTGATGGCCTTGGCATTCCTGTCATTTGAACTGGTTGCTCACTTCAAAGGGTGGCGCTACTTTCACAACCATAACTTGCACCTTCCTCAAACTTTGGAGATCACTGGATGCTTTCACACTGCCTATGTTCGGTGGTTAGAGTTCCGGGCAGACTATATTGCTCCCCCAATTCAATCTCTATCAACCTTCTGCATTCTTCTCTTCTTAATTCAGTCCGTGGATCGAATGGTGCTTTGCTTAGGTTGCTTCTGGATCAAATTGAAGAAGATTAAGCCCGTCATTGCTGGGGATTCCCTCAACTCTCATGATTTGGAAGGATCCAACGACGGATATCCTATGGTACTCGTTCAAATTCCCATGTGCAATGAGAAAGAG GTATATGATCAATCTATTTCCGCAGTCAGCCAACTTGATTGGCCAAAAGAGCGCTTGCTTATTCAAGTTTTGGATGACTCTGATGATGAGGGCATACAGTGGTTAATCAAGGGAGAAGTCTCCAAGTGGAGCCAAAGAGGTGTTAATATAATCTACCGTCATAGGAAGTTTAGAACTGGTTACAAAGCGGGTAATCTCAAGTCTGCAATGAGTTGTGATTACGTCAAAGATTATGAGTTCGTTGCGATTTTTGATGCTGATTTCCAACCAAATCCAGATTTCCTCAAGCAAACTGTTCCACATTTTAAG GGCAATCCTGAGCTTGCATTGGTTCAGGCTAGGTGGGCTTTTGTAAACAAGGCTGAGAACTTACTGACAAGACTCCAAAATATTAATCTGTGCTTCCACTTTGAGGTTGAGCAGCAGGTTAATGGGGTCTTCCTCAATTTCTTTGGTTTTAATGGAACTGCTGGTGTTTGGAGAATAAAAGCACTTGAAGAATCCGGTGGCTGGCTCGAGCGGACAACTGTAGAAGACATGGATATAGCAGTCCGAGCCCATCTGAATGGATGGAAATTTATCTTTCTCAATGATGTAAAG GTGCTTTGTGAGCTTCCGGAATCATATGAAGCTTATAGGAAACAACAACATCGATGGCATTCTGGTCCTATGCAACTCTTTCGTTTGTGCCTTCCAGCGATTATAACCTCTAAG ATTGCTTTCTGGAAGAAAACCAACCTAATATTTCTATTCTTTCTGCTTAGAAAGCTAATCCTCCCATTCTATTCTTTCACATTATTCTGCATTATTCTTCCTTTGACAATGTTTGTCCCAGAAGCTGAGCTTCCTATCTGGGTTATTTGTTATATTCCTGTATTCATGTCGTTCTTGAACATTCTTCCTGCCCCGAAATCCTTTCCCTTTATTGTTCCTTACCTCCTTTTTGAGAACACAATGTCAGTAACCAAATTCAATGCCATGGTGTCCGGTTTGTTCCAGTTGGGAAGTTCATATGAATGGATTGTTACCAAAAAAGCAGGTCGGTCATCAGAACCTGACCTATTAGCTGCTGAAGAACGCGATTCAAAGGCAATGAGTCTCCAACTTCATAGAGGGACTTCTGATAGTGGACTTTCTGAGCTTAACAAAATAAAGGAATGCCAAGAAACAGTTCCTGTAAAGAAAATGAACCAGATATATAAGAAAGAGCTTGCCCTTGCATTCTTACTGCTGACTGCTGCAGTTAGGAGCCTGTTATCAGCACAAGGCATGCACTTCTATTATTTACTATTTCAAGGTGTATCATTCCTCCTTGTAGGTCTGGATTTAATTGGCGAACAGATGAACTAG
- the LOC114417890 gene encoding uncharacterized protein LOC114417890, with amino-acid sequence MAMMAATTLTLTPPRWSWRPTRRSFCRQMHPGLRGLGMYRNGGSIELNVSAWDDKPFEMLPSGNKAYLDEQDVVTFLDPPKDLIPFDPSSYNPAAYLWKKIEDIPQERRHRLLRLLKPRLVSIAWQIAGTRFDDPKLVKKSASTLLSSSTNDGIMLECYNCTSSGGPMSISWINSFRKAIFTGKDGQAYGRIISGSVLTAFADSFAPLYFTVRELKEVMSTEQPCDLAYEFGDGLHDIKELPLGFPRPVKHPYPFNDQIVVYVRYLGPGVSVGQAWQEGTKLEQVPRKLCGEILMVKDYTSLQEDQ; translated from the exons ATGGCGATGATGGCGGCGACGACACTCACACTGACACCACCGAGATGGTCGTGGCGTCCAACTCGTCGTTCCTTTTGCCGGCAAATGCATCCAGGGCTGAGAG GTTTGGGAATGTACAGAAATGGTGGGAGCATTGAATTGAATGTTTCTGCCTGGGATGATAAGCCCTTTGAAATGCTTCCGAGCGGTAACAAGGCTTACTTGGATGAGCAGGATGTGGTGACGTTTCTTGATCCTCCTAAGGACTTAATCCCTTTCGACCCATCTTCCTATAATCCCGCTGCATACCTATG gaaaaaaattgaagatattCCTCAGGAAAGGCGACATCGACTTCTCCGATTGTTGAAACCtag ACTTGTATCAATTGCTTGGCAGATTGCTGGTACACGATTCGATGATCCCAAGTTAGTAAAGAAAAGTGCATCTACCTTGCTGTCTAGCTCCACCAACGATGGTATCATGCTTGAATGTTATAACTGCACATCAAGTGGAG GACCAATGTCAATTTCCTGGATCAATTCCTTTAGAAAG GCTATATTTACTGGCAAGGATGGGCAAGCATATGGACGAATCATTA GTGGATCAGTTTTGACTGCATTTGCTGACTCCTTTGCTCCCTTGTACTTTACGGTGAGAGAACTTAAGGAAGTGATGTCAACTGAGCAGCCATGTGATTTAGCATATGAATTTGGGGATGGACTACATGATATCAAAGAGCTCCCATTAGGCTTTCCAAGACCAG TTAAACATCCTTATCCTTTCAACGATCAaattgttgtgtatgttcgCTATCTAGGACCTGGGGTTTCAGTAGGGCAAGCATGGCAAGAGGGGACAAAGTTGGAGCAAGTCCCACGTAAGTTATGTGGGGAGATTTTAATGGTGAAGGATTACACATCATTACAAGAAGATCAATGA